The genomic stretch TTTGGGATTTTTGCAGGAAGCAGAGATGGAATATCCGTTGCCTCCTCCTAAGATCTCGTCTGCCTTCCCTTTACCCCCTTCTATTACAGGGTAGTTGAACAACCCAAGATTATTCTCGTAGAAATCCGGTTTTTCAGACTTACAGTTGGATACGAAACTATTGGTCTGTACAATGTGAGCTGCCTGACCGCTGTAAAACAGCATTCTGGATCCGCCGGTATCATAGTTGATACCATTAAGGCCTTCGGGGTAATACCCTTTCTTCACCCAATCCTGGATCCTCTGTCCTGCTTTAATAAAGCTCTCATCCTCAAACGTAGCATTGCCGGTACGGTTATAGGCATCAAGGAACGTCTGGGAGCCTCCCTCTCTAAGGGACAGCCATATAAAGGTAAGCGCACCCGGCCACTGGCTGGAATTGCCCTCGGCAAAGGGAATGATGCCATGTTCCTTAATAATCTCACAATTGGCCTCAAGCTCTTCCACCGTCTCGGGAACCTTAAGTCCCAGATCCTTATAAATCTCGGTATTATAGTACACAGGGGCCGCGCCTGCCCGGAAGGGCACTGCCCAGTATTTCCCCTCAAGTTCGAAAAGAGACAAGGCCGATTCGTGGTAAATATCAGAGATTTTTCTCACATCCTCGTCAATATCAAGCACCTTTCCCTCTTCCACAAAGGACTGGAGCCAGCCGCCGCCCCAGGAGATGAATATATCCGGCTCCTGTCCGGCTGCCATGGCAGTGGTAAGCTTGGTCTTATAAGGGTCGTTCTCCATGGGCACCTGTTCTACCTTCACATTGGGATGGCTGGCCTCAAATCTCTCAATACAACGTTTCACTACCTCCTGCCGTTTGGCGTCATTTTCAATATGCCACAGCGTAAGGGTGATATTCTCCCCAGTCTTTGCCTCCCCTCCCTGGCTCTCCGCTCCCCCAGCGGATACCTTTGAAGCCGTCGTTCCACCCGCTGCTGCGCCGCTTTGGGAAGTTCCGCTGCATCCTGCAAGGGCTCCTGCTGCCATAGCTGCTGCCAATACACATGCAAGAATCTTTTTGTTCATACTCCTTCTCCTTTCTCGATCAACCTGTTCACAGGTGTCTGATGGAACTTATCATAAGATTCTTTTAGGCTTTTTTCAATGCACCGTTTTTTAGAATATGTGTAATATTTCTATTTTTGTATATTTACAGCATATTTTTTATGCATTTTTACTAGTACCTCCATTTACACTACCATTTTGGTATGCTATATTAAGAGAACAAAAATCATGTTCTCATAATCATATTTACGGCGGAAAAAACATCCGCTTTTATCAGAAGTTAAAATGCAACTTCTGATAAGCTATAATAATGACAAATTGATAAGAGAAAGAAGGGGTCCTGTGATAAGTGAAAGAATGAAGGTGCTCATAGCCGACGATGAATTCCTGATCTGCGAGCTGATTAAAAAGATGATTCTATGGGATGAGCTGCAGTTGGAATTTGCTGGCTGCGCCCACAACGGTCAGGAGCTGTTTGGGCAGATTCAGGAAATACGCCCTGCCATCGTGATTACGGACATCAGCATGCCTGTTATGGACGGCATTGAGCTGATCCGCCAGACACGATATCTAAATATTCCCTGCCGCTTCATCATCGTAAGCGGCTATAAACAGTTTGAATACGCTCACAATGCCTTAAAATATTCGGTAGATGACTACATTTTAAAACCCATCAATGAAAACGAACTGAACCAGGCCCTTAAGAAAATCATGGAAGAATTGAATAGCCATCAGACCCAGGCTGCAGGTGATGCTTTGCCTTCCCTCCACACAGAACATCCCGGGAGATCCTTTTTCTTAAAGCGTATTATATGGGAAATCCAGGACCCAGCTGTCCCGCTGGAGCAGGTCATCGGGGAATATGGCATAGACTTTAAACCCGGACTGTTCTGTATCCTCTGCCTTAAGCTTGACTTTGTCAACCAGAGTGCCGATAACCTGGACAATATCGGCTCCTTAAACAAAAAGCTGATCTCCATGTTCCACGAGGAATTTGAAGGCTTCTGCTTCCAGGTCCTTTCCTGTATGGAGGGCAGCGCTATCTATCTCGGCATCAATTATCCCCGGCAGGCGGCCGGATCTTTTTTTAGCCATCTCCAGGAATTTTACCAGAAGGCCTGTAACCTTCTGGACCTGTTTGCCGGACTTAAGATTACCGTGGGTGTCGGCGATTCCTATGATAAGATCTCCTCCTTCGGACAGTCCAATAAGGACGCCATAGATGCTGCCTATTACCGCATACTGTCAGGCTGCGGCCAGATCCTGTACTGGAAGAAGCTGCCTCCGGTCCCGTATCTTACAGAGGTGGAAAAAAGCTTATATTTACAGCAGTTCAAAAAAGCCATTGAATCCGTAAACATCACGGATTTCATGGCAACATTAAATCAGTTGTTTTTCAGGCCAAAGAACCTTTTTCCACTGTTTGACATCATAGACATGCTGGGGGAGATATGCCGGTTGCTTGTACGCATGGACTTATCTTTGGACCAGGAAGAGGTGCCACTTGACTACTTATCCGGCCAGATCCACTACGCCATAGAAAACGCATTGTCATTGGATGCCTTAAAGTCTGCCATATCGGAACCTGTGTCCTACATATTTGAAAATATCCACAAGGCGGTCCAGGCTCAGAACACCCGCCCCATCCGCATGGTTCTCAAATACATTGAAGAACATTACACAGACCCAATCCGGCTGGAGGATGCAGCGCTTTTAGTAACCTTAAATCCTGCCTACCTTTCCAATATCTTTAAAAAGGAGACCGGCGAGAATTTCGTAGACTATTTAAATTCATACCGGATCGGTCAGGCCAGGGAGCTCCTAAAGGACTCTAATCTGTCCATCAATGAGATTGCATATTCCACAGGCTTTCAGGATGCCCGTTATTTCAGTAAGCTTTTTAAAAAATACGTAGGCATCACACCGAAGGATTACCGAAAAATATACAGTTGACATGCAAAGGGAAAGAAAGACTATGAAGCTCTTATCAGAAAAGAAATTACAAAAGCTCTTAGAGGAGCACAGCCAGAAGGCCGTCCGGGATAATGCGCGTTACTATGAAAATGAAATCTTAAAGAAGCAGACCGAACTCCTTACCCTGCAAAATCAGATAAACCCGCACTTTCTGTATAATGCCCTGGAATGCATCCGTGCACAGGCCGTACTAAGCGACATGGGGGAGATAGCGGATATCACCTACGCCCTGTCAAACTTCTTCCGATACAGCATCAGCACAAAAAGCGACTTTGCCACTTTGAACGATGAAGTAAATGTAATCAACAATTATATGAAGATCCAGCAATACCGCTTCCGCGACAGATTCTGTCTGAACGTGGATCTGCCGGATTCCTGGAGCAGCATCATGGATGCGGTGATTCCAAAGCTCACCCTGCAGCCCATTGTGGAAAACAGCATCGTACATGCTTTTACGGAATCCGCAGACAACGGGGTTATTACCATAGAAATTATCCCTGCCAAAAAGCATATTAACATCCGCATATCCGATAACGGAAAAGGGATCGATTCCAATACCCTTAAGATGTTAAATCATTCCCTGGAGCAGGAGTACTATGTCTCACCCAATCACGGCAAAAGGGGCACCGGCATTGCCCTGTGGAACGTTAACCGGCGGCTGAAGCTGGTCTTCGGAGACACCTACGGACTCCATGTATCCAGCACGCCTGCCCTGGGAACCGATGTGGAGATTCACATCCCCTATATCTCCGTGAATTCCGATGACTTTTCCCAAACCGGAGGAAATACCTATGCCTGATGAACTATACCGGATACAGGATCTTATATCCTCTGGCGGAACGCCATCTGATCCTGTCGTTAAATTCCATACAGGAGTATGCCGGCAGAGACAATGAGTAAGCTGGCGGCATTTCGTTTAACCAGCACTTTAAACAAAAAAGACCGATATGGTGCTGCTTCATGCATTCTCCATAACGGCCTTTTATTTATTTCATAAGGAAGTTCCTGTTTAGAAAGAAGGAACTACCGCACCTTCGTAGGTGTCTTCGATAAACTTTTTAACGGTATCGCTTGTTAAAGCCTCAACAAGAGCTTTGGTCTTCTCGCTGCTTTCCTCACCTGAACGAACCGCAATAATATTACTGTAAAGGGTTGCTGCTACAGACTTTGCATCTTCCACAGCAAGAGCATCGGATACCTTTAAGCCTGCCTCAATGGCGTAGTTTCCATTGATAACAGCCACATCCACGTCGCCTAAAGAACGGGGAAGCTGAGCAGCTTCCACTTCAACGATCTTAAAATTCTTATCGTTCTTTACAATATCATTCTTGGTTGCATCCAGCTCAACGCCTTCTTTTAATCCGATCAGACCCTGGTCTGCCAGTAAAAGAAGAGCTCTAGCTTCGTTGGAAACATCATTTGGGACTGCGATCTGGGCTCCGTCAGCAAGCTTATCAATAGAATCTGTCTTTCCTGCGTAAATGCCGAAGGGTTCATAATGAATGGCTGCCGCACTTACAAGATCGGTTCCTTTCTGCTCATTGAACTGATCCAGGTATGGCTTGTGCTGGAAATAGTTGGCATCTAAGTCCCCGGATTCAAGAGCCATGTTTGGCTGCACGTAATCCGTATATTCCTTGACTACCAGCTCATAGCCTTTTTCTTTTAAAATATCCTTTGCAGCATTTAAAATCTCTGCATGAGGAGCCGGAGTTGCTCCAACAATGATCTTCTCCAGCTGACCGGTCGTTTCAGCTGCCGTTGATTCTTCTGCTTTTGTTTCCTCTGATGATGCAGCCTGGGTTGCTGCAGGTGTTGCGGGCGC from Lacrimispora sphenoides JCM 1415 encodes the following:
- a CDS encoding extracellular solute-binding protein → MNKKILACVLAAAMAAGALAGCSGTSQSGAAAGGTTASKVSAGGAESQGGEAKTGENITLTLWHIENDAKRQEVVKRCIERFEASHPNVKVEQVPMENDPYKTKLTTAMAAGQEPDIFISWGGGWLQSFVEEGKVLDIDEDVRKISDIYHESALSLFELEGKYWAVPFRAGAAPVYYNTEIYKDLGLKVPETVEELEANCEIIKEHGIIPFAEGNSSQWPGALTFIWLSLREGGSQTFLDAYNRTGNATFEDESFIKAGQRIQDWVKKGYYPEGLNGINYDTGGSRMLFYSGQAAHIVQTNSFVSNCKSEKPDFYENNLGLFNYPVIEGGKGKADEILGGGNGYSISASCKNPKEAMELVKVLTDQEYAQDMSDTAGILTGIKGVEIKDSKLQQMEELLVHASYMQNFYDQFLPTELGNLHKQTTYDLFGLTTTPEQAAADMEALAQKELVKK
- a CDS encoding helix-turn-helix domain-containing protein, which encodes MISERMKVLIADDEFLICELIKKMILWDELQLEFAGCAHNGQELFGQIQEIRPAIVITDISMPVMDGIELIRQTRYLNIPCRFIIVSGYKQFEYAHNALKYSVDDYILKPINENELNQALKKIMEELNSHQTQAAGDALPSLHTEHPGRSFFLKRIIWEIQDPAVPLEQVIGEYGIDFKPGLFCILCLKLDFVNQSADNLDNIGSLNKKLISMFHEEFEGFCFQVLSCMEGSAIYLGINYPRQAAGSFFSHLQEFYQKACNLLDLFAGLKITVGVGDSYDKISSFGQSNKDAIDAAYYRILSGCGQILYWKKLPPVPYLTEVEKSLYLQQFKKAIESVNITDFMATLNQLFFRPKNLFPLFDIIDMLGEICRLLVRMDLSLDQEEVPLDYLSGQIHYAIENALSLDALKSAISEPVSYIFENIHKAVQAQNTRPIRMVLKYIEEHYTDPIRLEDAALLVTLNPAYLSNIFKKETGENFVDYLNSYRIGQARELLKDSNLSINEIAYSTGFQDARYFSKLFKKYVGITPKDYRKIYS
- a CDS encoding sensor histidine kinase, translated to MKLLSEKKLQKLLEEHSQKAVRDNARYYENEILKKQTELLTLQNQINPHFLYNALECIRAQAVLSDMGEIADITYALSNFFRYSISTKSDFATLNDEVNVINNYMKIQQYRFRDRFCLNVDLPDSWSSIMDAVIPKLTLQPIVENSIVHAFTESADNGVITIEIIPAKKHINIRISDNGKGIDSNTLKMLNHSLEQEYYVSPNHGKRGTGIALWNVNRRLKLVFGDTYGLHVSSTPALGTDVEIHIPYISVNSDDFSQTGGNTYA
- a CDS encoding MetQ/NlpA family ABC transporter substrate-binding protein is translated as MKKSLYVFSAALVAAAALTACAGSKEAPATPAATQAASSEETKAEESTAAETTGQLEKIIVGATPAPHAEILNAAKDILKEKGYELVVKEYTDYVQPNMALESGDLDANYFQHKPYLDQFNEQKGTDLVSAAAIHYEPFGIYAGKTDSIDKLADGAQIAVPNDVSNEARALLLLADQGLIGLKEGVELDATKNDIVKNDKNFKIVEVEAAQLPRSLGDVDVAVINGNYAIEAGLKVSDALAVEDAKSVAATLYSNIIAVRSGEESSEKTKALVEALTSDTVKKFIEDTYEGAVVPSF